In one window of Episyrphus balteatus chromosome 3, idEpiBalt1.1, whole genome shotgun sequence DNA:
- the LOC129917236 gene encoding uncharacterized protein LOC129917236: protein MKFFVAAILAVLIIGLTSAVNINDDGQPGCKEAIELEVVNYRNLWDPTRYWSCKQRGVAAVSVRCPDEHAWLDSQKKCVEWIDWNWEELVAPPSKP from the exons atgaaattttttg ttGCTGCAATCCTTGCAGTCCTTATTATTGGACTAACATCTGCTGTCAATATTAATGATGATGGCCAACCAGGATGTAAGGAGGCAATTGAGCTGGAAGTTGTAAATTATAGAAATCTTTGGGATCCAACCAGATATTGGTCATGTAAACAAAGGGGAGTAGCAGCTGTTTCTGTTCGATGCCCAGATGAACATGCATGGCTTGATAGTCAAAAGAAATGTGTCGAATGGATAGATTGGAATTGGGAAGAACTTGTTGCACCCCCAAGCAAAccttaa